A stretch of DNA from Pyramidobacter porci:
ACGAATCGAGCCTTTATGAACGATGCCGGTCAGGTGGTGGTTTTCGATCATCCGCTCGTGCAGCACAAGCTGAGCATTATCCGCGACAAGAACACGCCCGTGAAGACGTTCCGCGAGACGGTGGCGGAGATCGCTTCGCTGATGGTCTACGAAATCACCCGCGATCTGCCCCTGAAGATGATCGACGTGGAAACTCCGATCACGCGCACCAAGGCCTATGCACTGGCGGGCAAGAAACTGGCCATCGTGCCGATCCTGCGCGCGGGGCTGGGCATGATGGAGGGCGTGTTGAATCTGATCCCCAACGCGAAGGTCGGGCATATCGGCCTTTACCGCAATCCGGAGACGCTTCAGCCGGTGGAGTACTACTGCAAGCTTCCGGGCGATATCGAGGAACGCGATATTTTCCTGCTCGATCCGATGCTGGCGACCGGAGGTTCCTCGGCGGAAGCCATCAGCCTGATCAAAAAGCGCGGCGGCAAAAAAATCTCTCTGGTTTGCCTGATCGCCGCGCCCGAGGGCGTTTCGGTCGTGCACGAGCAGCATCCCGACGTGAATATCTTTGTCGCGTCTCTTGACAGTCATCTGAACGAGCACGGTTATATCGTTCCCGGCCTTGGCGACGCAGGAGACCGTATTTTCGGAACTCGTTGATGAAGCCGTTCTGGCTTTTTGTGATCTTTCTGTTGTGGGGCGGCGGGATGACTCCCATCGCCATCATGTTGGCGGAGCGTTACGGCATGATGGATTACCCGGATCAACGCAAGATCCATCATGACCCGGTGCCGCGCGGTGCCGGGCTTGTTTTGTGGAGCGGTTTGCTGATGTGGGCGTTGCTCTTTGCCCGGGTTTCGTTCGAACTGAGAATCATCGTGACCGGCGCGACGATCGTTTTTTTTGCCGGCTACCTGGACGACATGCTTTCTCTGTCCCCGCTCGGACGGCTGGTCGTGCATTTCTTTGCAGCCGCCGTGTCGTTGCTCATGGTGGGACAACAGGATGCGTTGCATATGGGCGTTCTGTTGTTCTGGGTCGCCGGCGTGACGAACGCTTACAACTTTATCGACGGTATCAACGGCTTGGCTCTTTCCATGGCCTTTCTCAGTCTGAGCTTTATCGGCTGGATGAGCGCTTCGACTGAGGTTGTGCCGGTTATCGCCATGA
This window harbors:
- a CDS encoding glycosyltransferase family 4 protein, whose translation is MKPFWLFVIFLLWGGGMTPIAIMLAERYGMMDYPDQRKIHHDPVPRGAGLVLWSGLLMWALLFARVSFELRIIVTGATIVFFAGYLDDMLSLSPLGRLVVHFFAAAVSLLMVGQQDALHMGVLLFWVAGVTNAYNFIDGINGLALSMAFLSLSFIGWMSASTEVVPVIAMIAGVFFWNFPKARTFLGDGGVYLLGYFTAAVTVLWLLPMNLGIYKFCALLLFVGGVPVIDTLAAIVRRVAAGKSPFYPDRSHIHHRLLDKGLSPFGVLVVLSFLQIVSLSCAYLLLRP
- the upp gene encoding uracil phosphoribosyltransferase, whose product is MKILIGSDHAGYELKQKVIAHLTGREGLDVQDFGTDTAEVSCDYTDIALQVGRSVAHGDADCGILVCGTGLGMEIAANKVSGVYAADCWNKEVAALSRRHNNANVLTLGARVIDEPTAMEIVDTWLATEFDGGRHVRRTQKICAYERSTNRAFMNDAGQVVVFDHPLVQHKLSIIRDKNTPVKTFRETVAEIASLMVYEITRDLPLKMIDVETPITRTKAYALAGKKLAIVPILRAGLGMMEGVLNLIPNAKVGHIGLYRNPETLQPVEYYCKLPGDIEERDIFLLDPMLATGGSSAEAISLIKKRGGKKISLVCLIAAPEGVSVVHEQHPDVNIFVASLDSHLNEHGYIVPGLGDAGDRIFGTR